In a genomic window of Siphonobacter curvatus:
- a CDS encoding SDR family oxidoreductase, giving the protein MSSTNQGKVIVITGASSGIGQAIARLLAQQGAIVVLGARREDRLIELVHQIKEEGKQATYALTDVSQQADLTRLVELARQQYGKVDAIINNAGVSELSRMDELQIGDWEKMIDINLKGVLYGIAAGLAVFKQQGFGHIITIISTSGIKITPNQGVYAGTKNAVRTIHEALRQESKGKYRVTGISPGMVKTDFVAQLKNEALKEAITDQMDTFGLPPEAVARAVAFALEQPDDVEIGDIVIRPTAQD; this is encoded by the coding sequence ATGTCAAGCACAAATCAGGGAAAAGTTATCGTCATCACGGGAGCCAGTAGTGGCATTGGCCAAGCTATCGCTCGCCTGTTAGCTCAGCAAGGGGCAATCGTAGTGCTGGGAGCCCGGCGGGAAGATCGTCTGATCGAACTCGTACATCAAATCAAAGAAGAGGGCAAACAGGCTACTTATGCACTAACCGATGTTAGCCAGCAGGCAGACCTGACGCGTCTGGTCGAGTTGGCCCGTCAGCAGTACGGCAAGGTAGATGCTATCATCAACAATGCGGGCGTGAGTGAGCTTTCGCGTATGGATGAGTTACAAATTGGGGATTGGGAAAAGATGATCGATATTAACCTGAAAGGAGTCCTGTACGGTATCGCTGCGGGGCTGGCGGTATTCAAACAACAGGGTTTCGGGCACATCATTACCATTATTTCCACCTCGGGTATCAAAATTACACCCAATCAGGGCGTCTACGCGGGAACCAAAAATGCCGTTCGCACCATTCATGAAGCCCTACGACAGGAATCTAAAGGGAAGTATCGGGTAACGGGCATTTCACCGGGCATGGTAAAAACCGATTTTGTAGCTCAGTTGAAAAATGAAGCTTTAAAAGAAGCCATCACGGATCAAATGGACACGTTCGGCCTGCCTCCCGAAGCCGTGGCCCGGGCCGTGGCCTTTGCTCTGGAACAACCGGATGACGTAGAAATTGGTGATATTGTCATTCGTCCTACCGCCCAGGACTAG
- a CDS encoding hybrid sensor histidine kinase/response regulator transcription factor: protein MKFFFLSCIFWMSCCLIPAMAQSAPFRFEHITVNEGLSHSDAMCVAQDRLGFTWVGTNKGLDRYDGHSLKTYDLPLNDHLGTTANRVRTLHVDPAGRLWVGVERAGLYLYDASKDRFSSILECAGAAAFQALAQQLSEVNINAITSDAPQRLWVATHQAGLFVIELDAWGNIQKIARISIFGQPSISRLAVDRTGQVWVGTLNHGLWVIKPHTRKALQVQALNQTSIRALHRDYRGDLWIGTGNQVFWASEATLAQGGHLQPQALPLQFATIESLFLDSFQRLWIGTSYGLMLMRPAQRSGLPLDVTDVQTFLPQDTDLYSINSVRVHDILEDRFNNLWLATSAGGLNLLKLRSKPFGLIRRQMLGSTTPAHNYINTIFKDEKAQQIWMGTRNGFASYDLRQKTFKNYLSSTVFGRDNGMDVSAIYQDTQGTLWIGTRYKGLLRMAPGGSLAPRLQAPVPNGPDWRNICIEHITQDRHGMLWVATSSAGILAYDEQGNYLGTYSPDQHNLPTRQITSLLYDASQDCLWASTRDQGVLKLQIRQGKLSLLKAFTHQPGNPNSLQTNYAWPLAKDSVGYLWIGTIGGGLHRLTPGTERIERYRHWVPENDIESLQFDGSGNLWIGGTGLYQFNPRTRQLWHYDVTDGLQSNSFKVGASYRSSDGTLYFGGINGITSFKPAAIRPNPYPPLVQITEFRVHNQPVATGDTLNGRVLLEKPFSANPDLRLEASENDFSLAFVALNYANPKKQRYAYRLTGYNTDWVELPSGQRMASFSNLAAGTYTFLVKATNGDGIWSSQAAQVQVTILPPWWKSWWAYVLYGCILTGALLLYRRIATAQQDLKNTLAFEKFQHEKEKELTDLKLSFFTNVSHELRTPLTLILGPMEELVSAKYQQSGLREKVLLMHSQTRKLLDLVNQLLDFRKVESGHLSLKASRENISSFVQELYLIYQLKAEEMQLDYRLEKPAEPIYLYFDRNKLEIILTNLLSNAFKYTRPQDRIRLSLQVVGDVGQSAEYHNGRLLQHYLEIQVRDWGVGMPTEELEHIFDPYFQASHTQTLKIVGSGIGLSLVKQWVERHRGEVSVTSAPNQGTTFTVRLPFGNRHLQASEIHVPETAVPTTLELPEADAELLAATSQLPISLRVLVVEDNEEVRKYLHQLLVGEFEVLTAVDGLDGWNQALTSLPDLIISDIMMPRSDGLELCRKIKQHPKTSHIPVLLLTARAAAVYELEGLEHGADDYITKPFHPKILYAKITSILLNRVKLREYYQRKILLEPSEVVIPDADKFFLEKAMQIVENQLQEPEFNVQILVQEMGMSQSVFYRRLKSITGQTVVEFIRDVRMKRAAQLLSSTPMRVSDIAYQVGIEDVKYFRKMFQKLYNVPPSEYARQFRTTTTPLEEDYS from the coding sequence ATGAAGTTCTTTTTCTTAAGCTGTATTTTCTGGATGAGTTGTTGCCTGATACCGGCGATGGCTCAATCCGCACCTTTTCGCTTTGAACACATTACGGTCAATGAAGGCCTCTCCCACAGTGACGCCATGTGCGTGGCTCAGGATCGGCTGGGTTTTACCTGGGTAGGAACCAACAAAGGGCTGGATCGGTACGACGGGCATAGCTTAAAGACGTATGACTTGCCCTTGAATGACCACCTGGGCACGACAGCCAATCGCGTCCGAACGCTCCATGTAGACCCCGCCGGACGACTATGGGTGGGTGTGGAACGAGCCGGGTTATATCTGTATGACGCTTCAAAAGATCGCTTTTCGAGTATTCTGGAATGTGCAGGAGCCGCTGCTTTTCAGGCTCTGGCTCAGCAATTATCTGAAGTAAATATCAACGCCATTACCTCTGACGCTCCTCAGCGTCTTTGGGTGGCTACGCATCAGGCCGGATTGTTTGTCATAGAACTGGATGCTTGGGGAAATATTCAAAAGATAGCCCGAATTTCGATCTTCGGTCAACCCAGCATCTCCCGGCTCGCGGTAGATCGTACCGGACAGGTCTGGGTAGGAACCCTTAATCATGGCTTATGGGTTATCAAACCCCATACTCGTAAAGCTTTGCAGGTACAAGCCCTGAATCAGACATCGATTCGGGCCCTTCACCGGGATTACCGGGGTGATTTGTGGATTGGTACGGGAAATCAGGTATTCTGGGCTTCAGAGGCTACCCTTGCTCAAGGGGGCCATTTACAGCCGCAAGCCCTACCCTTGCAGTTTGCGACGATCGAAAGTCTGTTTCTCGATTCATTTCAGCGGCTTTGGATTGGTACCAGTTATGGCCTGATGCTCATGCGGCCTGCCCAGCGTAGCGGACTGCCGCTGGATGTAACCGATGTACAAACCTTCCTGCCTCAGGATACGGATCTATACAGCATCAATTCCGTACGGGTGCACGATATTCTGGAAGATCGATTTAACAACCTCTGGCTGGCAACTTCAGCCGGGGGACTAAACTTGCTGAAACTCCGCTCGAAACCATTCGGACTCATCCGGCGGCAGATGCTAGGCTCTACGACTCCGGCTCACAATTACATCAATACTATTTTTAAAGACGAAAAAGCTCAGCAGATCTGGATGGGTACCCGTAACGGATTTGCCAGTTACGACCTCCGCCAAAAAACCTTCAAAAATTACCTCAGCAGTACGGTATTCGGCCGCGATAATGGCATGGACGTATCGGCTATCTATCAGGATACCCAGGGCACTTTATGGATCGGTACGCGTTACAAAGGCCTCTTGCGGATGGCTCCGGGCGGAAGTTTAGCACCCCGCCTGCAAGCTCCCGTCCCGAACGGACCGGACTGGCGAAACATCTGCATCGAACACATCACGCAGGACCGCCACGGTATGCTCTGGGTTGCCACCAGCAGTGCCGGTATTCTTGCGTACGATGAGCAGGGGAACTACCTGGGTACCTACTCGCCCGATCAGCATAATTTGCCTACGCGACAGATTACCTCGCTTCTGTACGACGCCAGTCAGGATTGTTTATGGGCCAGTACGCGGGATCAGGGCGTACTTAAGCTCCAGATCCGGCAGGGTAAATTGTCTTTACTGAAAGCCTTTACGCATCAACCGGGTAATCCGAATAGTTTGCAAACGAATTACGCCTGGCCCCTGGCCAAAGATTCCGTCGGATACCTCTGGATCGGTACCATCGGGGGTGGTCTGCACCGACTCACGCCCGGTACGGAACGCATCGAACGCTACCGCCACTGGGTACCCGAAAATGATATTGAAAGTTTACAGTTTGACGGATCGGGAAACCTCTGGATTGGTGGGACGGGTCTCTATCAGTTTAATCCCCGTACTCGTCAGCTCTGGCATTATGATGTAACGGACGGCCTTCAGAGTAATTCCTTTAAAGTCGGAGCCTCCTACCGCTCCAGCGATGGGACGCTTTACTTCGGCGGTATCAACGGCATTACGTCTTTCAAACCCGCCGCAATCCGTCCGAACCCCTATCCGCCGCTGGTACAGATCACCGAATTCCGCGTGCACAATCAACCTGTAGCTACCGGCGATACCTTAAACGGCCGAGTACTGCTGGAAAAGCCGTTTTCGGCGAATCCGGATCTTCGGCTGGAGGCCTCCGAAAACGATTTTTCTCTGGCTTTTGTCGCCCTGAATTATGCCAATCCGAAGAAGCAACGGTACGCCTATCGTCTGACAGGGTACAACACAGATTGGGTGGAATTGCCCAGCGGACAACGCATGGCCAGTTTTTCAAACCTGGCTGCCGGTACGTATACCTTCCTGGTGAAAGCAACCAACGGCGATGGCATCTGGTCGAGCCAGGCCGCTCAGGTGCAGGTAACGATTCTGCCACCCTGGTGGAAAAGCTGGTGGGCATACGTACTCTATGGCTGTATCCTAACGGGGGCTCTGCTGTTGTACCGCCGCATCGCTACGGCTCAGCAGGATCTGAAAAATACCCTGGCTTTTGAAAAGTTCCAGCATGAAAAAGAAAAGGAATTGACCGATTTGAAGCTGAGCTTTTTCACGAACGTCTCCCACGAACTCCGAACGCCCCTTACCCTGATCCTGGGGCCGATGGAAGAACTGGTATCTGCCAAATACCAGCAGAGTGGACTGCGAGAAAAAGTCTTACTCATGCACAGCCAGACGCGTAAGCTACTCGATCTGGTGAATCAGTTACTCGATTTTCGCAAGGTGGAGTCGGGCCATTTGTCTCTAAAGGCCAGTCGGGAAAACATCAGCAGTTTTGTACAAGAACTGTATCTCATTTATCAGCTCAAAGCCGAAGAAATGCAACTGGATTACCGGCTGGAAAAACCAGCGGAGCCCATTTACCTGTATTTTGACCGGAACAAACTGGAAATCATTCTGACTAATCTCTTATCGAATGCCTTCAAGTACACCCGCCCGCAGGACCGGATTCGCTTGTCCTTACAGGTGGTGGGAGATGTCGGGCAGTCGGCGGAGTACCACAACGGTCGGCTTCTACAGCATTACCTGGAAATTCAGGTACGGGATTGGGGTGTAGGAATGCCCACCGAAGAACTTGAGCACATTTTCGATCCCTATTTCCAGGCTTCTCATACCCAAACGCTGAAGATTGTAGGTTCGGGCATTGGCCTTTCGTTGGTAAAACAGTGGGTGGAACGGCACCGGGGCGAAGTTTCGGTAACCAGTGCACCAAATCAGGGGACTACTTTCACAGTCCGCCTGCCTTTCGGGAATCGCCATTTGCAAGCCTCCGAAATTCACGTTCCCGAAACCGCCGTTCCCACTACGCTGGAGCTACCCGAGGCCGACGCGGAACTCCTGGCGGCAACCAGTCAGTTACCGATTTCGCTCCGCGTGCTGGTGGTGGAAGACAATGAAGAAGTGCGGAAATATCTGCACCAGTTATTGGTCGGTGAATTTGAAGTACTGACGGCCGTTGATGGACTGGATGGCTGGAATCAGGCCCTGACGAGTCTGCCCGACCTGATCATTAGTGACATTATGATGCCCCGGAGCGACGGTCTGGAACTTTGTCGCAAAATCAAGCAGCATCCCAAAACTAGTCATATACCCGTGTTGCTGCTTACGGCCCGAGCCGCGGCGGTGTACGAACTGGAAGGTCTGGAACACGGAGCCGACGATTACATCACCAAGCCCTTCCATCCTAAAATCCTGTACGCCAAAATCACGAGTATACTGCTGAACCGGGTCAAACTACGGGAGTACTACCAGCGAAAAATTTTGCTGGAGCCCTCCGAAGTCGTCATTCCGGATGCTGATAAGTTCTTCCTGGAAAAGGCCATGCAGATTGTCGAAAACCAATTACAGGAACCTGAATTCAACGTTCAGATCCTGGTTCAGGAAATGGGCATGAGTCAGTCGGTATTCTATCGGCGGCTGAAAAGTATTACTGGACAAACCGTTGTTGAATTCATTCGCGATGTACGTATGAAACGGGCCGCCCAGCTTCTGTCCAGCACCCCGATGCGGGTATCGGATATTGCGTATCAGGTAGGGATTGAAGACGTGAAGTATTTCCGGAAAATGTTTCAGAAGCTGTACAATGTGCCGCCCTCGGAATACGCCCGACAATTCCGAACGACGACTACGCCGCTGGAAGAAGACTACAGCTAA
- a CDS encoding family 43 glycosylhydrolase, with protein sequence MSYRILFCLWLFVGFVSSGWAEPLRKEPYSAYLFVYFTGKGANQEAIRFAVSTDGYNYKALNFNQPVIPSAEISATGGVRDPHILRSEDGKSFYMVATDMHTVKNSWGPNHGMVLLRSKDLLHWKSSKIDITQTYPAFKEVNRVWAPQTIYDPVAKKYMIYWSMRFGKDADKIYYAYANADFTALESTPQLLFTNPQGGSCIDADIIRKDGVYHLFYKTEGNGNGIKQSTAKQLTGPYTQHDAYLQQTNDPVEGSGIFKLNHSDQYILMYDVYTKGRYEFTTSKDLEHFTKVDHEISMNFLPRHGTILPITQAEYQALTKQWPLANNPVLGGHFADPEVLYAEKTGKFYLYPTSDGFDNWGGTYFTTFSSTNLVDWHDEGVILDLPKQTTWANRNAWAPCIVEKKIGGKYQYFYYYSGAQKIGLAIADEPTGPFTDIGKPFIDKHPEGIKHGQEIDPDVFTDPQTNKSYLYWGNGYLAAAELSEDMRSLKPETQKILTPDQTFREGTYVIYRKGTYYFFWSEDDTRSENYRVRYATAKSPLGPLTIPSNNLVIEKDKSRGIYGTGHNSVIQVPGKDEWYIVYHRFRYPDGITLGDAAGYNRETCIDRLTFNADGSITPTKPTLEGIAPVTLKK encoded by the coding sequence ATGTCCTATCGTATCCTTTTTTGTCTGTGGCTTTTCGTGGGTTTTGTTTCCTCCGGATGGGCCGAACCCCTTCGGAAAGAACCCTATTCAGCGTACCTTTTTGTTTATTTTACGGGTAAAGGAGCTAACCAGGAGGCCATACGTTTTGCCGTCAGTACAGATGGGTACAACTACAAAGCCCTCAATTTCAATCAACCGGTTATTCCCTCGGCTGAGATCAGTGCCACGGGCGGCGTTCGCGATCCGCATATTTTGCGTAGTGAAGATGGCAAGTCGTTTTATATGGTAGCCACGGATATGCACACCGTTAAAAACAGCTGGGGACCGAACCATGGCATGGTGCTGCTTCGGTCGAAGGATCTACTGCATTGGAAATCCAGTAAGATTGACATTACGCAAACCTATCCGGCATTCAAGGAAGTAAACCGGGTATGGGCTCCGCAGACCATCTACGATCCCGTCGCAAAAAAGTACATGATTTATTGGTCCATGCGATTTGGGAAAGATGCCGACAAGATCTATTACGCTTACGCCAATGCGGATTTCACGGCTTTGGAAAGTACGCCCCAGTTGCTCTTCACCAACCCTCAGGGTGGGTCCTGTATCGATGCAGATATTATCCGGAAGGATGGCGTGTACCACCTGTTCTATAAAACGGAAGGCAACGGTAATGGCATCAAGCAGTCTACCGCCAAACAATTGACGGGCCCCTATACTCAGCACGACGCCTACCTGCAACAGACCAATGATCCAGTCGAAGGCTCCGGAATTTTTAAACTCAACCATTCCGATCAGTACATTCTCATGTACGATGTCTACACCAAGGGCCGCTACGAATTTACGACCAGCAAAGACCTGGAGCATTTTACAAAAGTAGACCACGAAATTTCCATGAACTTTCTCCCCCGGCACGGTACCATTCTGCCGATTACGCAGGCCGAGTATCAGGCTCTGACGAAGCAGTGGCCGCTGGCGAATAACCCCGTACTGGGTGGCCATTTTGCGGATCCGGAAGTGCTGTATGCGGAGAAAACGGGTAAGTTTTATCTCTATCCCACCAGTGATGGTTTTGATAACTGGGGAGGTACGTACTTCACAACCTTTTCGTCCACGAATCTGGTAGACTGGCACGACGAAGGCGTTATTCTGGATTTGCCTAAGCAAACCACCTGGGCCAACCGCAATGCCTGGGCACCGTGCATCGTGGAGAAGAAAATCGGCGGCAAGTATCAGTACTTTTATTACTATTCGGGAGCCCAAAAAATTGGCCTGGCCATCGCCGATGAACCGACGGGACCCTTTACCGACATTGGTAAGCCTTTCATTGATAAACATCCCGAAGGCATTAAACACGGGCAGGAAATCGATCCGGATGTTTTTACTGATCCGCAAACGAATAAAAGCTATCTATACTGGGGAAATGGCTATCTGGCCGCGGCGGAGCTGAGCGAAGATATGCGTTCGCTCAAACCCGAAACGCAGAAAATTCTAACGCCGGATCAGACCTTCCGCGAAGGTACCTACGTCATCTATCGGAAAGGAACGTATTACTTCTTCTGGTCGGAAGATGATACCCGCAGTGAAAACTACCGGGTACGCTACGCTACAGCAAAGTCTCCGCTGGGTCCTCTGACTATTCCATCCAATAACCTCGTCATCGAAAAAGACAAGAGTCGGGGGATTTACGGTACGGGTCACAACTCGGTGATTCAGGTGCCGGGCAAGGATGAATGGTACATCGTTTATCATCGCTTCCGCTACCCCGATGGCATTACGCTGGGCGATGCGGCGGGCTATAATCGCGAAACCTGTATTGATCGGCTGACCTTCAATGCCGACGGCAGCATTACTCCGACGAAACCCACCTTGGAAGGAATTGCTCCCGTGACTCTAAAGAAGTAA